From Felis catus isolate Fca126 chromosome B4, F.catus_Fca126_mat1.0, whole genome shotgun sequence:
ctgtttcctttgatttttgGTACTTTCATTTTTCTACCATTTGCTCTTAGCTTACTTTTTCCATGAAATTTAATTTGATTATAGTCATTTTGACTATAGCACatagttatacacacacacacacacacacacacacacacacacacacacacacacagctaataGTTTCCCTGTTAGCACAACTATATATAACCATAGACGGCTGGATATGTGTTAatgttatatttgtatttatgggTAATTTTTTGTCTACATCTCCTGCTCTAGACTATTTTCTCTTCATCAGGAATACATCTTTTGTAGTTTTCCACATGATCTCTAATACAGTATTCTTAATACAGTGTGTGGGTACTCAGTTGCTGTCTGATGAAATATATCTTACTATGTCCACAGCTTCTCGAAGGtgttcagtttttctttgaaTGGTACTTTATTTATGGTAGTTTTGGGGATGGTCCACTGGTAAATTTCTCAgtgatttttagaagttttattcgCAGAGTTTAGCTATCAAGTTATGTGAAtttattcaattttcattttatttgatagGGTCACAGGTAGAGTAAGTTGTTTCTTATTATCAAATTCTTAATCAAGGTCAGCAGTGGCTTTATGATCCCAGGGTGTTGCCTCACTTCATTCAGTCCTGAACCTACATACATTTAGTTAATGGCCTCCCCCAAAGTGGGTGGGTTGGAAGTGTAGGTAGTGTGACTGTGTGCAGTCAATGCCGAAATAGCCTTGTGGCCAAAAACATTGGTGATTAGATTATCTCAAGTCTGGAAATCTAAAGTTAATATTGTTACTGCGAAATTTGTGAAttgctttttgccttttcctgatCCTGGTGATCCTACTTACTTTGGGAAGGCAATTCAAAGATTCTTCCTAGGTTTGAGCTTAATGCTGAGATTGGGTGCCAGAACTACTTAAATTTTTAGTGTGGGAGATAGATAATGAGGAAACCCAGGACACTGGGTTTGCAGTTAAATCGAACTTTTAGTTCCTTATGTTTTGTCTTTGCCTGAATGaccatttttatattcatttgtgCCGAGGTTGATTTTAATAGATAACCGTGTGGTTCCTGCTACTTCCTGTTTGATAATATTACAggtatgaaaacaaattaaactaGCTTAGCTGTTACATCATATTCACCTGAAATCATGGGGCTTTGAACATGTTTTCTTTGAAGGATACCCATTAtgcaaatccattttttttctgtattctcaaCAGCAGTTTGCATTAGATATTTCCTTCATAAATAGTTGTTGAGGACCTGATTCTGAGTGGCTTTGCCCTTCACAGCAGCCCCTGCAGTATCTCCTGTTGGCCTTTAGGGTTGCTAGTACTCAGGAAGCAAGTATGTCATCTGTGCCCTTATGTATAGCATTTATGTACAGGATGTTTTCCCTTTCAGTCTTCCTCAGTTGGCATGAAAAACATCAGAAGTGATGGAACATTCTTTCTGTTATAACTCTTTCCAAAACACATCATTTTAGCAGTGTTACAGAGTCCCTAATAGTTGTATTTGGGTTATCTGTTATTTTTCTCAATAATTCAACCTTAATAGCTTCGTTGaaactatttatatatatctaaagTTCATATACTAGCCTAGTCTCTCCTACTGattctttttcatatcttttatCAATAAATTTTGGAGTGCCCAAAGATCAGTCCTtggttctctcttcttttctgtccCATTTTCCAAGATAGTGATCTTATccagtctcatggctttaaatatctTCTGTATGCTGATGGCTCCCaactctcttttttgttgttgttgttgttgttgttgaacttTTGTTTCATTATCATAATCTTCACTCTGCAATCCAGCTAGACTTGGAGGGGAGTAAGGAAAACATGGAACCTGTGAAACTGCTGCAAGAACACAAAGATTATAGGAGATTTTGacagatgggggtggaggggtgctTTCCCAAGCTACAGAAGGAATGGTCTAGTAGTTAAGGTAAAACACAAGTCAAATTTTTTAGATTTGTCCACAGTCAGCAGTGGTGATCTTCTTGCTGGTCTTGCCATTCCTGGACCCAAAATGCCTCATGGCTTCCACAATGTTCATGCCCTCCTTCAACTTGCCAGACACCACATGCTTGCCATCCAACCACTCAGTCTTAGCAGTGCACGTGAAAAACTCGGAACCGTTTGTGTTGGGTCCAGCATTTGCCATGGACAAGATGCCAGGACCTGTGTGCTTCAGGATGAAACTCTCATCATCAAATTTCTCCCCATAGATGGACCTGCTGCCAGTGCCATCATGGCATGTGAAGTCACCACCCTGGCACATAAATCCCAGAATAATCCTGTGAAAGCAGGAACCTTTATAACCAAGTCCTTTCTCCCCAATGCTTAGAGCATGGAAGTTCTCTGCCATTTTTGGAACTTTGTCTGCAAACAGCTTGAAGGAGATGGAGCCCAAGGGTGCACCATCCATGGAGATGTTGAACATGGTGGGGTTGACCATGGTTGGGCAGCATGGGCGGCTCCAGGGTGGTGGCGTCTGCAAagccccaattctttttttttttttttttaactttatttatttattttgagagagggctagagagagcaccagcacctgtgtgggggaggagcagagagacggagagagagaatcccaagcaggctccatgctgtcagtgcagagcccgatgaagggctcaatctcacaaactcaGACCTGAgactcatgacctgagttgaaatcaagagtctgaccttaactgactgagcaacctaggCATCCCTGATAGCTCCCAGTTTAATCTCTGGCCAAGCCCTGTTCCTTAATCTCCAGAACTGTATATCCAGCTCCAACTGTATATCCACATGTCTAATAGGCAACCCTAACTTAATATATCTCTAACTGAGCTTCTAATGGTCCGCCACAAACCAGCTTCTCCTGCAGCCTTCCCTATCTCAGTTAATGCTAGCTCCATTCTTCTCATTGCTTGGGCCAGAAACCTTGGTGCCattcttgattcttctctttgtctcacGCCCAACGTATGGTTTCTCAGCAAATCCTGTtagctctgtctcccaaaatgtGTCCACATTTGACCATTTATCACCGTTCCTTCTGCCACCATCCTGCTCCATGTGACCACCCTTTGCCTGGTTTTTTGAAGTCACTTCTTAACtagtctccctgcttctgctttGCTTCCCTACTGTCTGTTGTTAGCACATTGCCAGAGTAACCGTGTTAAAATTTCACTTAGTTCTTATAATTTTTCTGTTGAAAACCTTCCAACAGTTTCCCATCTTACCCAGAAAAAAAGCTAAAGGCCTTAACTATTACGTATAAGAACGTGTGTGATCTGATCCTCCATTACATCtccattctcattttcttttgttctcttccttgTTCACTCTGTTCCAGCCACGTGGCCTTTTTGCTGTTCCTTGAACATGCCTTTCCTTCAAAGCCCTTATACTTGCTGTTCAGTCTCTGTAGAATTCTCTTGCTGGTATCAGCAAAGCTAGCTTTCTcactttgggttttttctttctgaaacctTCCCTGGCTAACTTACTTGTTTTCCTGTCTCCTGCACTGGTATGTCAGCCTTATGAGGGTGgagattttgtcttgttttgtgtaCTACAGAATTCTGAGCACCTAGAAGtagtgcccggcacatagtagatgtccacatatttaaaaataaatgaatgaataaatgatactCATTCTCATAATAcctcttaaaaaagaagatagtaaGGTAACAGCACTACTAGATGTCGAGTtatgttgaaagaaagaaggatggaaggattgAAAGGAGGCTGGAGGGAAAGTAaggatttggaaaataatttgaaatttctcaaaatatagAGCAATCCTATAAATGTATGAATAGCAGTActactttatttaaataactattttaatatttttccatggAGCCCACAAAAATTAGTTACTACCATCAGTAGGAAACAGATTTGAACATCCAGCTGTGGTGTGAACCAGGAGATAAAGTTCTGCTCTCGATTAAGAACTGTGGACAAGTATTTCAGATGTCACTGAATCATTGTGTAGTTGAAGAAGGGTAACAATATGTCTTGGTTTTCCAGGAGGAGTcttggtttcattgttttgttaATTATTAATAGGGTGGGTTTTTAATTCTCTCAAGAGTCCAGGTCCGAATGGTAAGTTATAAGGGCATCCTATAATCAAGGTGCTTGCTTCTGGCTAGTGATTATAGCAGAAATTGAAATTCATGCATCCTAAGAAATTGTGACTTCGAAACCCCTATTCTGGTGACTAGTTGCTTTGAGAGACCCCACCTTTCAGGGTGGCACTAGGAGAACCTTGATTATCTGGCATATAACTGGAGAGCTTAAGAAAATGGTGAGTTTTTTTCTGTGC
This genomic window contains:
- the LOC123386681 gene encoding peptidyl-prolyl cis-trans isomerase A-like, encoding MVNPTMFNISMDGAPLGSISFKLFADKVPKMAENFHALSIGEKGLGYKGSCFHRIILGFMCQGGDFTCHDGTGSRSIYGEKFDDESFILKHTGPGILSMANAGPNTNGSEFFTCTAKTEWLDGKHVVSGKLKEGMNIVEAMRHFGSRNGKTSKKITTADCGQI